One region of Terricaulis silvestris genomic DNA includes:
- a CDS encoding acyl-CoA thioesterase, with protein MTSKDERRENYRWRVDIPTRWADGDPYGHVNNVIYYSWFDTAVTKMLFERRIIWLPDSPSIGLCVESKCEFLQPVEFPETIDARVRIGRMGDKSLRFEVGLFREGAEAPAAVGYFVHVYVDRATRKPLALTPEQRAALTDLVV; from the coding sequence ATGACCAGCAAGGACGAACGCCGCGAAAACTATCGCTGGCGGGTCGACATCCCGACGCGCTGGGCCGACGGCGATCCCTACGGACACGTCAACAACGTGATCTACTACAGCTGGTTCGATACGGCCGTGACCAAGATGCTATTCGAACGGCGCATTATTTGGCTGCCGGACTCGCCGTCGATCGGGCTATGCGTTGAAAGCAAGTGCGAGTTTCTTCAACCGGTGGAATTTCCAGAAACGATCGATGCGCGCGTGCGCATAGGGCGCATGGGCGACAAGAGTTTGCGCTTCGAAGTTGGACTCTTTCGCGAGGGCGCCGAGGCGCCGGCTGCGGTCGGCTATTTCGTCCACGTCTACGTCGATCGCGCCACGCGCAAACCGTTGGCGCTCACGCCGGAGCAGCGCGCGGCGTTGACCGATCTCGTGGTGTGA
- a CDS encoding thiolase family protein, with the protein MADVYILGIDMTRFGRYPDRTFAQLGGEAALMALDDCGLGARDVQIMYCGTVFGAYEMTGQAIMREIGQTGIPVTNIVNACASGASAFREAWLAVKSGVYNVALAVGVEKTPRGMLGGGAETGIPLEGLFGSASMPAVFAESGTEHAAKYGTTFAQFAKVSVKNHHHSTMNPKSFYQMETPLEQVMGAEMIAYPNTKLMCSVNVDGAAAAVLVSERKARELGLSRAIRVRASALQSDPWNPSNPMMPDVNTVTRLAAKSAYEQAGIGPEDVSLVELHDCFATAELLHYENLGLCGEGQAGEFIDAGETTLGGKVPVNVSGGLLSKGHPLGATGIANMYEVSLHLRGEAGARQVEGAKIGLTHVVGLGTASAVHVLEKA; encoded by the coding sequence ATGGCAGACGTCTATATCCTCGGCATCGATATGACGCGCTTCGGGCGCTATCCGGACCGCACCTTTGCGCAGCTCGGCGGTGAAGCCGCGCTGATGGCGCTCGACGATTGCGGGCTCGGCGCGCGCGACGTGCAGATCATGTATTGCGGCACCGTCTTCGGCGCCTACGAGATGACCGGCCAAGCGATCATGCGTGAGATCGGGCAGACCGGCATCCCAGTGACCAATATCGTCAATGCCTGCGCAAGCGGCGCTTCGGCGTTTCGCGAAGCTTGGCTGGCGGTCAAGTCTGGCGTGTACAACGTGGCGCTCGCCGTTGGCGTGGAGAAGACGCCGCGCGGGATGCTGGGCGGCGGCGCGGAGACCGGCATTCCGCTTGAGGGCCTATTCGGATCAGCCTCGATGCCCGCGGTTTTCGCGGAATCCGGAACCGAGCATGCCGCGAAATACGGCACCACCTTTGCGCAATTCGCCAAGGTGTCAGTCAAGAACCACCATCATTCGACGATGAATCCGAAATCGTTCTATCAAATGGAAACGCCGCTCGAACAGGTGATGGGCGCGGAGATGATCGCTTATCCCAACACCAAGCTCATGTGCTCCGTGAACGTCGATGGCGCGGCGGCGGCGGTGTTGGTGTCTGAGCGAAAGGCGCGAGAGTTGGGCCTGTCGCGCGCCATCCGCGTGCGGGCGTCGGCGCTGCAATCGGACCCCTGGAATCCCTCCAATCCGATGATGCCGGATGTGAACACCGTGACGCGCCTCGCGGCTAAGTCTGCGTACGAGCAAGCCGGCATTGGTCCAGAGGATGTGAGTCTTGTCGAGTTGCATGATTGCTTCGCGACCGCCGAGCTGTTGCACTACGAGAACCTCGGTCTTTGCGGTGAGGGCCAAGCGGGCGAATTTATCGACGCTGGTGAGACGACGCTCGGTGGCAAAGTGCCGGTTAATGTGTCGGGCGGATTGCTCTCCAAAGGCCATCCGCTCGGCGCCACCGGCATCGCCAACATGTACGAAGTATCGCTTCATCTGCGCGGCGAAGCCGGCGCACGCCAAGTCGAAGGCGCCAAGATCGGGCTAACACATGTCGTCGGCCTTGGCACAGCATCGGCAGTGCACGTGCTGGAGAAAGCATGA
- a CDS encoding Zn-ribbon domain-containing OB-fold protein has product MAQPETGPIAAKPHIKFDPDGKPFIEAHRCRACGAVTADARLACPACASRDGFDAFRVKQTGKLIAYSIVKRSYPGIATPFVSAIAAFDGGLALKANLVGVGFEPEAIAPNIEVRLTFNEALGRTDAEGRAYVGYQFEPQKS; this is encoded by the coding sequence ATGGCGCAACCTGAAACCGGCCCGATCGCGGCCAAGCCGCACATCAAGTTTGATCCAGACGGCAAGCCATTCATCGAGGCGCATCGCTGCCGCGCATGCGGCGCGGTCACGGCGGACGCGCGGTTGGCGTGTCCGGCCTGCGCCTCGCGCGATGGCTTTGACGCGTTCCGCGTGAAGCAAACAGGCAAGCTCATCGCGTACTCAATCGTAAAGCGCTCTTATCCAGGCATTGCGACGCCGTTCGTCTCGGCGATCGCGGCGTTCGATGGCGGGCTTGCGCTGAAAGCCAATCTTGTCGGCGTGGGGTTTGAACCCGAGGCGATCGCGCCGAACATCGAGGTGCGGCTGACCTTCAACGAAGCGCTTGGCCGCACGGATGCTGAGGGGCGTGCGTACGTCGGCTATCAGTTTGAACCGCAGAAGAGCTGA
- a CDS encoding crotonase/enoyl-CoA hydratase family protein: MSEPFVLTEREGRVAIVTFNRPATRNAIGEHTDCEELIAALRSADADPGVSVLILTGAGSAFSAGGNIQGMRDRNGIGPLATPADTRANYRRGVQQIPRVLAELEIATIAAVNGHAIGLGCDLAALCDLRVAAENAKFAASFIKMGITPGDGGAWVLQRVVGYSRAAELVLTGDTITAVEAAAIGLVNKVVPAENVMREARALAARIAVNPPRSVRLAKRLLREAQHARLTDILELSAAFQALAHETADHKEAVEAFVEKRAPVFTGA, encoded by the coding sequence ATGTCCGAGCCTTTTGTCCTGACCGAACGTGAGGGCCGCGTCGCGATCGTCACCTTCAACCGTCCGGCAACGCGCAACGCGATCGGCGAACACACCGACTGCGAGGAGTTGATCGCGGCACTCCGCTCGGCGGACGCCGATCCAGGCGTCAGTGTGCTGATCCTGACGGGCGCCGGCTCCGCGTTCTCCGCCGGCGGCAACATTCAAGGCATGCGCGATCGCAACGGCATCGGGCCGCTCGCGACGCCGGCCGACACGCGCGCCAACTATCGTCGCGGCGTGCAGCAGATCCCGCGCGTTCTCGCGGAACTTGAGATTGCAACGATCGCAGCGGTCAACGGCCACGCCATTGGTCTGGGTTGCGATCTCGCCGCCTTGTGCGACCTGCGTGTGGCGGCGGAGAATGCGAAGTTCGCTGCGAGCTTCATCAAGATGGGCATCACGCCAGGCGATGGGGGCGCTTGGGTGCTGCAACGGGTTGTTGGCTACAGCCGCGCCGCCGAACTTGTCCTTACAGGCGACACGATCACCGCGGTAGAGGCGGCCGCCATTGGGCTAGTAAACAAAGTTGTGCCTGCCGAGAACGTCATGAGAGAGGCGCGCGCGCTGGCCGCGCGGATCGCGGTCAATCCGCCGCGCAGCGTGCGACTTGCCAAGCGCCTGCTTCGCGAGGCGCAGCACGCGCGGCTGACAGACATCCTTGAACTCTCCGCCGCGTTTCAAGCGCTTGCTCACGAAACCGCGGACCACAAGGAAGCCGTCGAGGCCTTCGTCGAAAAACGCGCGCCCGTGTTTACTGGAGCCTGA
- a CDS encoding CaiB/BaiF CoA transferase family protein, giving the protein MPSAALSGVRVLDLSRVLAAPLAAQMLGDLGAEVIKVERPGAGDEARDYGPPFLKDRDGEPTRDAAFYLSANRNKKSITVDLAKPEGQEIIRALARKSDVVLENFKTGTLAKYGLDYQSLKQVNPRLIYCSVTGFGQTGPLAQKPGYDGVFQAMSGLMSATGHPDGAPGGGPLKIGISMVDILTSHYATSAILSALYHRDVHGGGGQYIDMALLDCGLASLSHYAMNYLVSGVLPPRRGNGGFGGVPSQSFRCADRDIFLVAGNDAQFARFCGAIERPDLCADARFSSTRARIENRDELLLILDKEMVRRTAAEWLDRLDAADVPASPVNNLQDALAHPQVQHRDMLQTVDHPVAGDLHLLRNPIKLSETPIGEATAPPVVGQHTTEILQSLGFDEAKILALRHSRAV; this is encoded by the coding sequence ATGCCCTCTGCGGCGCTATCGGGCGTACGGGTTCTGGATCTCAGCCGTGTCTTGGCTGCGCCGTTGGCCGCCCAGATGCTCGGCGATCTCGGCGCCGAGGTGATCAAAGTCGAACGACCCGGCGCCGGCGACGAAGCGCGTGACTATGGTCCACCCTTCCTCAAGGACCGCGACGGCGAACCAACGCGCGACGCAGCTTTCTATCTGAGTGCAAACCGCAACAAGAAATCGATCACGGTCGATCTCGCCAAGCCCGAGGGCCAAGAGATCATTCGCGCGCTGGCGCGGAAATCGGATGTCGTCCTTGAGAACTTCAAGACGGGAACGCTCGCCAAGTATGGACTCGACTACCAAAGCCTGAAGCAAGTGAACCCAAGGCTGATCTATTGCTCGGTCACCGGCTTCGGCCAGACCGGGCCGCTCGCGCAGAAGCCCGGCTATGACGGCGTCTTCCAAGCCATGAGCGGCCTGATGAGCGCGACTGGCCATCCCGACGGCGCGCCGGGCGGCGGGCCGCTGAAGATCGGCATCTCGATGGTGGACATTCTCACCAGTCACTACGCGACAAGCGCCATTCTATCGGCGCTCTACCATCGCGACGTGCACGGTGGCGGTGGCCAATACATCGACATGGCGCTCCTGGATTGCGGTCTCGCTTCGCTTTCGCATTATGCTATGAATTACCTCGTCTCCGGCGTACTGCCGCCTCGGCGTGGCAATGGCGGATTCGGCGGCGTGCCGTCGCAATCGTTCCGCTGCGCCGATCGCGACATCTTCCTCGTCGCCGGCAACGATGCACAGTTCGCGCGCTTCTGCGGCGCCATCGAGCGGCCTGATCTCTGCGCCGACGCGCGTTTCTCTAGCACCCGCGCGCGCATCGAAAACCGCGACGAACTCTTGCTCATCCTCGACAAGGAAATGGTCCGTCGCACTGCCGCCGAGTGGCTGGATCGCCTGGACGCGGCGGACGTACCTGCAAGCCCGGTCAACAATCTGCAGGATGCGCTAGCACATCCCCAGGTACAGCACCGGGACATGCTGCAAACGGTTGACCACCCGGTCGCCGGCGACCTGCATCTCCTGCGCAATCCGATCAAGCTTTCCGAAACGCCGATCGGAGAGGCCACTGCGCCGCCGGTCGTCGGTCAGCACACGACCGAAATTCTTCAATCCCTGGGCTTCGATGAAGCGAAAATTTTGGCGCTGCGCCATTCGCGCGCCGTTTGA
- a CDS encoding enoyl-CoA hydratase encodes MTDKIITEKDGAVGRLIFNNPEKLNAISLEMWEGLGTAVAVFEDDPDIRAIVVSGAGGKSFIAGADVSKYGDERMGREAQEHYAATGEKSLKALYNSKKVTIAAIDGWCIGGGVSVAVCCDLRYCSDKSKFGQPAMRYGIGYRYSSLRRLVDLIGVPATKDMLLGGLQFDAEEALKKHLVGRVIPETDFNAWIEKTAKGISEGAPLTGYQIKYTLNEICKDPADRKTDRCEELFQVCYASDDYKEGVAAFAEKRKPQFKGK; translated from the coding sequence ATGACCGACAAGATCATCACCGAGAAGGACGGCGCCGTCGGCCGCCTCATCTTTAACAACCCGGAAAAGCTCAACGCCATCTCGCTTGAGATGTGGGAGGGCCTCGGCACAGCCGTTGCCGTTTTCGAGGACGATCCTGATATCCGCGCGATCGTTGTCTCCGGCGCTGGCGGCAAGAGCTTCATCGCAGGCGCCGACGTCTCCAAATACGGCGACGAACGCATGGGACGCGAAGCGCAAGAACACTATGCGGCGACGGGCGAGAAGTCGCTCAAGGCGCTCTACAATTCTAAGAAGGTGACGATCGCCGCCATTGACGGCTGGTGCATCGGTGGCGGCGTCTCGGTCGCGGTGTGCTGCGACCTTCGCTATTGCTCCGACAAGTCCAAGTTCGGTCAGCCAGCGATGCGCTATGGTATTGGCTATCGCTATTCGAGCTTGCGGCGGCTTGTGGACCTCATCGGCGTGCCGGCGACGAAGGACATGCTGCTGGGTGGCCTGCAGTTCGACGCCGAGGAGGCGCTCAAGAAGCACCTCGTCGGCCGCGTGATCCCGGAAACCGACTTCAACGCCTGGATCGAAAAAACCGCGAAGGGCATTTCCGAAGGCGCGCCGCTCACCGGCTATCAGATCAAGTACACCCTCAATGAAATCTGCAAGGACCCGGCCGACCGCAAAACCGATCGCTGCGAGGAGTTGTTCCAGGTGTGCTATGCCTCGGACGACTACAAGGAGGGCGTCGCGGCCTTCGCGGAAAAACGCAAACCTCAGTTCAAGGGCAAGTAA
- a CDS encoding acyl-CoA dehydrogenase family protein, whose protein sequence is MDLDFSPEEHAFRRDVRAFIDAHLPAETRAKVMGDRPLDKADIVGWQRILNTRSWATPSWPKEYGGPGWDAVRRYIFLDELHQGGAPEPISFNVAMLGPVIIAFGTDEQKQRLLPRLANLDDWWCQGFSEPGAGSDLANISTTARREGDHYIVNGQKMWQGMGHWADWGFFLVRTDPSAPKKQAGITFLLIDMKSPGVSLSPIITLDGRHEVNSVFLDDVRVPIENRVGEENQGWTVAKYLLSNERTNIARVGVTKRILAKTRRAAEANGLIASPSFRAKLSRVEIGLQAVETLQMRLLAALAKDNRADPRSSVLKLKSVEVRQAASELLMEANGALGISFVAFEQGQTPPFDEADEGWSASAVCFNLRGASIYGGASEVQRNIVADTLLGLTRG, encoded by the coding sequence ATGGACCTCGATTTCTCACCGGAAGAACACGCGTTTCGGCGGGACGTCCGCGCCTTCATCGATGCTCATCTGCCCGCGGAGACGCGCGCCAAGGTGATGGGCGATCGCCCACTCGACAAAGCCGACATCGTCGGCTGGCAGCGCATCTTGAACACGCGCAGCTGGGCCACGCCCTCTTGGCCAAAAGAGTATGGCGGCCCCGGCTGGGACGCCGTACGGCGCTACATCTTCCTGGACGAACTCCACCAAGGCGGTGCGCCGGAGCCGATCTCATTCAACGTCGCCATGCTCGGCCCCGTCATCATCGCGTTCGGAACGGATGAGCAAAAGCAACGCCTGCTGCCCCGCCTCGCCAATCTCGACGATTGGTGGTGCCAGGGCTTCTCCGAGCCGGGCGCCGGCTCCGACCTGGCCAACATTTCAACCACCGCGCGGCGCGAAGGCGACCACTACATCGTGAACGGCCAGAAGATGTGGCAAGGCATGGGCCACTGGGCCGATTGGGGCTTCTTCCTCGTCCGCACGGATCCCAGTGCGCCGAAGAAGCAGGCTGGCATCACCTTCCTGCTGATCGACATGAAGTCGCCTGGTGTTTCGCTTTCGCCGATCATCACGCTCGACGGTCGCCACGAAGTGAATTCCGTCTTCCTCGACGACGTGCGCGTGCCCATCGAGAACCGCGTCGGCGAAGAGAACCAGGGCTGGACCGTGGCCAAGTACTTGCTCTCGAACGAGCGCACAAACATCGCCCGGGTCGGCGTCACCAAACGCATCCTGGCCAAGACACGCCGCGCCGCCGAGGCGAACGGCCTCATCGCTTCGCCCTCCTTCCGCGCCAAGCTCTCGCGTGTCGAGATCGGCCTCCAGGCGGTCGAGACACTTCAGATGCGCCTACTCGCCGCGTTGGCGAAAGACAACCGCGCTGATCCGCGTTCTTCGGTCCTCAAGCTCAAGAGCGTTGAAGTGCGCCAAGCCGCCTCGGAATTACTGATGGAAGCCAACGGCGCGCTGGGCATCTCTTTCGTCGCGTTCGAACAAGGCCAAACGCCGCCCTTTGACGAAGCCGACGAGGGCTGGTCGGCGAGCGCCGTTTGCTTCAATCTGCGGGGTGCTTCCATCTATGGCGGCGCGAGCGAGGTCCAACGCAACATCGTGGCGGACACGCTTTTGGGCCTGACGCGCGGCTGA
- a CDS encoding crotonase/enoyl-CoA hydratase family protein: MTYQGKWLNKPETILFSVGERVAHITLNRPDKRNAISPQMLQELHDACLEADDRQDVNVIVLEGAGKDFSAGFDLGGVYAGRANEDAARAAGEPEIAYRSSINSYDDDCWFLERQQALMALIFQMHKPVICKVHGNCLAGANDIALQCDFIIAADDARIGFPAARANGTPPNHMWVYHLGPQWAKRLLMTGDCLSGRDAAHVGLVLESAPADQLDAVVNELARRISHVDAELLSAHKRIVNVALELMGAGVLQRIAAESDARAHLTKGPRRTQFKADMAEHGLKTALKNRDEPFGDGMVRVRRE; this comes from the coding sequence ATGACGTACCAAGGCAAGTGGCTGAACAAGCCGGAGACCATCCTGTTTTCCGTGGGTGAGCGCGTGGCGCACATCACGCTCAACCGGCCCGACAAGCGCAACGCGATCAGCCCGCAAATGCTGCAGGAACTTCACGACGCTTGCCTCGAAGCGGACGACCGCCAGGACGTCAATGTCATCGTGCTCGAAGGCGCCGGTAAGGATTTCTCCGCCGGGTTCGATCTTGGCGGCGTTTATGCAGGGCGCGCCAACGAGGACGCCGCGCGCGCAGCCGGTGAGCCGGAAATCGCCTATCGCAGCTCAATTAATTCATACGACGACGATTGCTGGTTCCTCGAACGCCAACAGGCGCTGATGGCGCTCATCTTTCAGATGCACAAGCCGGTGATTTGCAAGGTGCACGGCAATTGCCTCGCTGGCGCCAACGACATTGCACTGCAGTGCGATTTCATCATCGCCGCCGACGACGCACGCATCGGTTTTCCGGCCGCGCGCGCCAATGGCACGCCGCCCAACCACATGTGGGTGTATCATTTGGGGCCACAGTGGGCGAAGCGTCTGCTCATGACCGGCGATTGCCTGTCAGGCCGTGACGCGGCTCATGTCGGCCTCGTGCTGGAGAGCGCTCCTGCCGATCAGCTCGATGCAGTCGTCAACGAACTCGCGCGGCGCATCTCCCACGTCGATGCGGAACTTCTCTCCGCGCACAAACGCATCGTCAACGTCGCACTCGAACTCATGGGCGCTGGCGTGCTGCAGCGGATCGCCGCGGAATCCGACGCGCGCGCGCACCTCACCAAGGGGCCGCGCCGCACGCAGTTCAAAGCCGACATGGCCGAGCACGGCTTGAAGACAGCCTTGAAGAACCGCGACGAGCCGTTCGGCGACGGCATGGTGCGCGTGCGGAGAGAGTGA
- a CDS encoding nuclear transport factor 2 family protein → MNDLTARLDRVESTLAIQQLPIRYAVAVDSRDIDAWLVLFAPDIDCGRRGVGRDALRSFIEPLLADFYRTAHLICGHMIDFQDADHATGRVYCRAEHEYGDQWIVQAICYFDTYERIDGVWFFRRREEDFWYSADLLERPQKADFARWPGPAPKFVPKMMVDRFQSWRDYWAKCAPEKITAATRKP, encoded by the coding sequence ATGAACGACCTCACCGCCCGCCTCGACCGCGTCGAGTCAACTCTGGCCATTCAGCAACTGCCGATCCGCTATGCGGTAGCAGTGGATTCCCGCGACATCGACGCTTGGCTCGTGCTGTTCGCGCCGGACATCGATTGCGGCCGCCGAGGCGTTGGCCGCGACGCGCTGCGCTCCTTCATCGAACCACTGCTGGCGGATTTCTACCGCACGGCGCACCTGATCTGTGGCCACATGATCGATTTTCAGGATGCGGATCACGCCACCGGGCGCGTCTATTGCCGCGCTGAGCACGAGTACGGCGATCAATGGATCGTCCAGGCGATCTGCTATTTCGATACTTACGAGCGCATCGACGGCGTCTGGTTCTTCCGCCGCCGCGAGGAAGATTTCTGGTACTCCGCCGATCTGCTCGAACGCCCGCAGAAGGCAGATTTCGCGCGCTGGCCCGGCCCGGCGCCCAAATTCGTACCGAAAATGATGGTCGATCGTTTCCAGAGCTGGCGCGACTACTGGGCCAAGTGCGCGCCGGAGAAGATCACCGCGGCGACGAGAAAGCCCTAA
- a CDS encoding GlxA family transcriptional regulator: MPTIGIVALDGAELGAVGAVLDMFERANRYTVRQYGAVDVVNNPSQVLVLTAHGRPCRTTGGRELKADAAWTDAPKLDLVYVAAYQADDENEVTARIDHDGPLHVWLGAQREQGALLAASGPAVFQLAETGILDDHVATAPWWLERLFSRRYPRVTLDVPRIIADGDGFICTGTTRAEPALALRMAERVLSANVGSWLAKATLIDPYPDGPAPWSVFSPRVIRQDGLVGRAQHWLQQRFSQRARMSELADFLRVSERTLERRFRKSLGMTPLQYLQLLRVEAAKHMLTRSSRRVERVALLVGYGDVPFFKQVFREQTGTSPREYRRRGGQAPSA; this comes from the coding sequence ATGCCCACGATCGGCATCGTTGCGCTGGACGGCGCTGAGCTTGGCGCGGTGGGCGCGGTGCTCGACATGTTCGAACGCGCAAACCGCTACACCGTGCGCCAGTACGGCGCCGTCGATGTCGTCAACAACCCAAGCCAGGTGCTCGTACTGACGGCGCATGGTCGGCCCTGCCGCACGACTGGTGGGCGTGAGTTGAAGGCTGACGCCGCCTGGACGGACGCGCCGAAGCTCGATCTGGTCTATGTCGCGGCGTATCAAGCTGACGACGAGAACGAAGTCACCGCACGGATTGACCATGACGGGCCGCTGCATGTTTGGCTCGGGGCGCAACGCGAGCAAGGCGCGCTGCTGGCAGCGAGCGGTCCAGCCGTCTTCCAGTTGGCGGAGACGGGCATTCTCGACGATCACGTGGCGACGGCGCCGTGGTGGCTGGAGCGGCTGTTTTCGCGCCGGTATCCGCGCGTAACGCTCGACGTCCCGCGCATTATCGCCGACGGCGATGGCTTCATTTGCACCGGCACAACAAGGGCCGAGCCTGCGTTGGCGCTGCGCATGGCCGAGCGCGTGCTTTCAGCCAATGTCGGGAGTTGGCTAGCGAAGGCGACGTTGATCGATCCGTATCCAGACGGCCCAGCGCCTTGGAGCGTGTTCTCACCGCGCGTGATCCGACAAGACGGCCTGGTCGGACGCGCGCAACACTGGCTGCAACAGCGCTTCTCGCAGCGTGCGCGCATGTCGGAGCTGGCGGACTTTCTTCGCGTGAGTGAACGCACGCTGGAGCGGCGCTTTCGCAAGAGCCTGGGCATGACGCCGCTGCAGTATCTGCAATTGTTGCGGGTTGAGGCCGCCAAGCACATGCTGACGCGTTCGAGCCGCCGCGTGGAGCGTGTGGCGCTGCTCGTCGGCTACGGCGACGTGCCGTTCTTCAAGCAGGTGTTTCGCGAGCAAACAGGAACCTCGCCGCGTGAGTATCGACGGCGTGGCGGGCAGGCGCCGTCGGCTTAG
- a CDS encoding acyl-CoA reductase — protein sequence MNAPAPVPPLPVPHVVKGTTIFGNEQDYGRFATPKLNLDSMVWPRSEPAPAADVPVAEIIDVLVQTGERLTRDPDGALAEALERSVKSNPLPRDVLERSYASLGRIFNRAMMEFQIEQELGGADLIDGWREVATTSGRPARIRAFPTRLVHIIAGNAPGVAAQSVIRGALTKCVNLFKLPSNDLYSATAILRALSAVAPGHPIARSFSAAYWRGGDAAIEGMLFRPQFFDKIVAWGGESTIRGALKYVGPGFELVAFDPKTSISMIGREAFASEETLDEVATRGAFDATVMNQQACTSSRFQFIEGTVEQVDRYCAKLQAKLGEERPTSSSTPIPLPSNIRDELDGLRAFEDDYRVFGGYEGRGLVVRSDAPVDFYPDNKIVNVVRVADLRDAVRHVSVATQTVGVYPAARRTELRDALCSAGTQRVVALGLAQPESGLPHDGFYPLHRFVRWVTDEGGNN from the coding sequence ATGAACGCGCCCGCACCTGTGCCGCCGCTCCCGGTTCCTCATGTCGTCAAGGGCACGACGATCTTTGGCAATGAGCAAGATTACGGCCGCTTCGCCACGCCGAAACTCAACCTCGATTCAATGGTGTGGCCCCGGAGTGAACCGGCGCCCGCCGCGGATGTGCCTGTCGCCGAAATCATCGACGTGCTCGTTCAAACCGGCGAGCGCCTCACGCGCGACCCTGACGGCGCGTTGGCCGAAGCACTCGAACGCAGCGTGAAATCCAACCCGCTGCCGCGCGATGTGCTCGAACGCTCCTACGCGAGCCTTGGCCGCATTTTCAATCGCGCGATGATGGAATTCCAAATCGAGCAGGAACTCGGCGGTGCCGATTTGATCGACGGCTGGCGCGAGGTGGCGACCACATCCGGGCGACCAGCGCGCATCCGCGCGTTCCCGACGCGCCTGGTCCATATCATCGCCGGCAACGCGCCCGGCGTCGCGGCTCAATCCGTGATCCGCGGCGCGCTGACCAAATGCGTGAACCTGTTCAAGCTGCCGTCGAATGATCTCTATAGCGCAACGGCCATCCTGCGCGCGCTTTCGGCCGTGGCGCCGGGCCACCCCATCGCGCGCTCGTTCTCGGCCGCCTATTGGCGCGGCGGCGACGCCGCCATCGAAGGCATGCTGTTTCGCCCGCAATTCTTCGACAAGATCGTTGCTTGGGGCGGCGAAAGCACCATTCGTGGCGCGCTCAAATATGTTGGCCCCGGTTTCGAACTCGTCGCGTTCGATCCGAAGACCTCGATCTCTATGATCGGGCGCGAAGCGTTCGCATCGGAGGAAACGCTAGATGAAGTTGCCACGCGCGGCGCCTTCGACGCCACAGTCATGAACCAGCAAGCCTGCACCTCCAGCCGATTCCAGTTTATCGAAGGCACGGTCGAACAGGTCGATCGCTATTGCGCGAAGCTGCAGGCGAAGCTTGGCGAGGAACGGCCTACTTCCTCCTCAACCCCCATCCCGTTGCCGAGCAATATCCGCGACGAACTCGATGGCCTGCGCGCATTTGAGGACGATTACCGCGTCTTCGGCGGCTATGAAGGCCGCGGTCTCGTCGTGCGCTCCGATGCGCCGGTCGATTTCTATCCTGACAACAAGATCGTCAATGTCGTGCGGGTCGCCGACCTTCGCGACGCCGTTCGCCACGTCAGTGTCGCGACTCAAACTGTCGGCGTCTATCCCGCCGCGCGCCGCACGGAACTGCGCGACGCACTGTGCTCAGCCGGAACGCAGCGCGTCGTCGCCCTAGGTCTCGCCCAGCCGGAATCCGGATTGCCGCACGACGGCTTCTATCCGCTGCACCGTTTCGTGCGCTGGGTCACCGACGAAGGCGGGAACAACTAA